The DNA segment ATATATAAATCACCAACTTAAGTAAATCACTCGTGCTACAATTTATTTATAAACTTATCACAAGGATTAAAAAATGGAAAATAAAAACAATGATCTTAATGAAGAGGATTATCAAGTAATTCTTTCTAAAACTGGAAAAATAAAAAGTGAAGTAAGATTTTTTAGTGTTAATGAAAATATGTGGCAAATATTAGCTGATGATTATACTAATGAAACATCTGTTGCAAAAGGTTTATTGGTTAAAGTTGAGTTTAATTCTACAGTGAATGCTAATAGTTTTAAAGATTCAATGATTTTAGTCGATGCTTTAACTGAAGATTGTGATCTGATTTTTGAATCATCTATAAATGAAGATATTCCAAATGAGACAATCAAGTGTACAATGTTATTTTCAGGTATAGAGTAAATTTGTATAAAAATATAATTTTATTTTGTGATGAAAAATAAAAATCTTACATAAATCTTACAACTATTAGCTAATATAATTATATGAACTTAAACAATAGAGTAGAAAGAATAAAAGCTATATTAGATTTGTTAAATCAAGGATATAATCTTTCAACACCTAGTCTTGTTGAAAGATTTAATATTTCTAAAAAAATCATTCAAACTGATTTTAAAGATTTTATTCTTCCTTTACTACCTAATGAAACAATCTATTATGATTACTCTTCAAAAACATATAAAGCTAAAAACAATTTTTTATCTAAAACTCTTTTTAACTCAAAAGAGTTAGCAATTATTGCTGTATTAAAAAATAAATCTACTGATAAATATAGTGATCATGATTTAAAAGCTAATGTTGATAAACTATTTTTTAAATTTGAAAAAGAACTATCTAATCAACTTTACTCTAAATCTTCTGTTGAAAAAATAGATAAGTTTCAAAATGAATTAATACAATTAGAAAATGCTATCGAGAATAAAAACATTGTTAAATGTTTTTATAATAATAAATATAGAGAAATATACCCTCTTAAAATCTTAAATCTTGAAGGATATTGGTATTTAATAGTTTTTGAACCT comes from the Aliarcobacter cibarius genome and includes:
- a CDS encoding helix-turn-helix transcriptional regulator produces the protein MNLNNRVERIKAILDLLNQGYNLSTPSLVERFNISKKIIQTDFKDFILPLLPNETIYYDYSSKTYKAKNNFLSKTLFNSKELAIIAVLKNKSTDKYSDHDLKANVDKLFFKFEKELSNQLYSKSSVEKIDKFQNELIQLENAIENKNIVKCFYNNKYREIYPLKILNLEGYWYLIVFEPQDKKIKTFHLNTIKKIEVLNANYKFDKEIVKTFDNAITAYYKPENEPITVELFIDATVSRYFLRKPLNPTQRVIKKYDHGSLELEIIITDLMEIIPTIQRYIPFVGIITPDELKIEVKNNIDLYLKRFE